Proteins co-encoded in one Aspergillus flavus chromosome 2, complete sequence genomic window:
- a CDS encoding permease of the major facilitator superfamily (pantothenate transporter), with translation MWGIKDPERKLVVKIDFFILSFCCVTYFFNYLDRSNLSNAYVSGMKEELAFHGNQLNVIITVFTVGYIIGQVPSNLALTYFRPRIFFPAMVLFWGALTMVTAAVHNPQGIMAIRFFLGLAEASTFSGTHYILGSWYTERELGKRSGIFTASGLAGTMFGGFIQTGIHSSLDGVRGLSGWRWLFIIDGLITLPIAIYGLLLFPDTPTTTTAPYLTAAEKELAVSRLPTVNANRAPVNRAFIKRLFTTWYWWGFVILWVIAGETESFSSNSLLALYMKAHPTIHYSVSQLNNYPTGVPAVGIISTLFWATLTDILQGKRYLVSYFIGITGVVTSVLILTRFDSTATVFGAYYWAGAVYACQATFFAWCNDAMRAQDARQRSVVIASMNMGNNAVNAWWSIIFYSANLAPRFTRGMWAMIGCSIALVLWTTGIVWRTAKEEGQGYRVEEPDRGVTKES, from the exons ATGTGGGGAATCAAAGACCCAGAAAGGAAGCTAGTGGTGAAGATTGACTTCTTCATTCTATCATTCTGCTGCGTGacatatttttttaactacCTAGATCGGTCCAATCTTTCCAATGCCTATGTATCGGGTATGAAAGAGGAGTTAGCCTTTCATGGCAATCAACTCAATGTGATCATTACCGTCTTCACGGTGGGATACATCATAGGCCAGGTCCCATCCAACTTGGCCTTGACGTACTTCCGCCCGCGGATCTTCTTTCCCGCCATGGTCCTGTTCTGGGGTGCCTTGACTATGGTGACCGCAGCTGTACATAATCCCCAGGGCATCATGGCTATTCGATTCTTCCTTGGACTAGCCGAAGCTAGCACCTTCTCGGGAACTCATTATATCCTCGGCTCATGGTATACTGAGCGGGAACTGGGCAAACGCAGCGGCATCTTTACAGCCTCGGGGCTCGCGGGAACGATGTTCGGCGGGTTCATTCAAACCGGCATTCATTCGTCCTTGGATGGTGTCAGGGGCCTATCAGGCTGGCGATGGCTCTTCATC ATCGATGGCTTAATCACCCTCCCCATAGCCATCTACGGCCTACTACTATTCCCCGacaccccaaccaccacaacgGCTCCCTACCTAACGGCAGCAGAAAAGGAGCTGGCAGTGTCACGTCTGCCCACGGTGAATGCAAACCGAGCACCCGTGAACCGGGCCTTCATCAAACGACTCTTCACCACGTGGTACTGGTGGGGATTCGTGATCCTATGGGTCATCGCCGGAGAGACGGAATCCTTCTCCTCAAACTCTCTCCTAGCCTTGTACATGAAAGCCCACCCGACAATCCACTATTCCGTGTCCCAGTTAAACAACTACCCGACCGGCGTCCCAGCAGTCGGCATCATCTCCACTCTCTTCTGGGCCACGCTCACAGATATCCTCCAAGGAAAGCGATACCTAGTCAGCTACTTCATCGGTATCACTGGTGTTGTTACTTCAGTCTTGATCTTGACCCGTTTCGACTCAACAGCAACCGTGTTCGGGGCGTATTACTGGGCCGGAGCCGTGTATGCATGTCAGGCTACGTTCTTCGCCTGGTGTAACGATGCCATGCGAGCGCAGGATGCGCGGCAGCGGTCGGTGGTCATCGCTAGTATGAATATGGGTAATAATGCGGTCAATGCCTGGTGGAgtattattttctattcgGCGAATTTGGCGCCGCGGTTTACTCGGGGAATGTGGGCGATGATCGGGTGCTCGATTGCGTTGGTTCTGTGGACGACGGGGATCGTGTGGAGGACAGCAAAGGAGGAGGGACAAGGGTATAGAGTAGAAGAGCCTGACAGAGGGGTTACTAAGGAAAGTTGA
- a CDS encoding putative phosphate transporter (unnamed protein product), which produces MPLHQYNYIFAIGTIFAFLDAWNIGANDAANSWATSVSSRSIKLWQALILGSIMEFAGAVGVGDSVSDTIRTKIVEVDSFADNPPLLMLGMCCAVVGSAIYLSICTRIGLPVSTTHSILGGILGMGIALIGADNVIWWGGDINSGVVQVFLAWIIAPLLSGVAASLIFLITKYGILLRGNSALKALYTVPFYFLLTSALLTMLIVWKGGSSRIDLEGGEIAGTVLGVGAGVSLISAVFLCPWLYRRVILSDWQLKPWHIIQGPLLLRRGEVPPRPAHVQAVRNFYEGHKTLEELQADRSGDVENSSEHSSSDPRKESHVTSSSSNDAGPTNRDVINLCGPRPEGIWYNPVVMFWLFKKALFRGLEQDIVSAQKKDSKLAGDLEKTHAHSTHYDNEAEYMFSFLQILTACTAAFTHGANDVSNAVGPYATIYAIWQSGALDGAETPVPIWILVFGGAAIAIGIWTYGYHIMSFLGNRLTLHSPSRGFTMELGAAIAVIIATRLKLPVSTTQCITGSTVGVGLCNGTWRTINWRMVAWIYMGWIITLPCAGIISGCLVGIIVNAPRWGMPN; this is translated from the exons ATGCCTCTTCATCAATACAATTACATCTTCGCCATCGGGACAATATTCGCCTTTCTAGATGCCTGGAATATCGGTGCCAATGATGCGGCCAACTCTTGGGCGACGTCTGTTTCGTCGCGTTCGATCAAACTCTGGCAGGCCTTGATCCTGGGATCTATTATGGAGTTTGCTGGAGC TGTCGGTGTAGGAGACAGTGTTTCTGATACGATCCGGACAAAAATCGTCGAGGTCGATTCGTTTGCCGACAATCCTCCCCTCCTGATGCTCGGAATGTGCTGCGCAGTGGTTGGTTCAGCTATATACCTCAGTATCTGCACGAGAATTGGTCTTCCGGTGTCTACCACTCACTCCATCCTCGGAGGTATCCTGGGAATGGGCATCGCACTTATAGGAGCCGACAATGTTATCTGGTGGGGTGGTGATATCAATTCTGGAGTTGTCCAGGTGTTCCTCGCCTGGATTATCGCACCTCTGTTGTCCGGTGTGGCTGCttcgttgatcttcttgatcacTAAGTATGGTATCCTGCTGCGCGGGAACTCTGCACTCAAGGCGTTGTATACTGTTCCATTCTACTTCCTCCTGACCTCCGCCCTCCTTACTA TGCTTATCGTCTGGAAGGGTGGTAGCAGCAGAATCGACCTGGAGGGTGGTGAGATTGCTGGCACTGTGCttggtgttggtgctggtgtCTCTCTCATCTCTgctgttttcctttgccccTGGCTCTACCGTCGGGTCATCCTGAGCGACTGGCAGCTCAAGCCCTGGCATATCATCCAAGGCCCTCTTCTCCTGCGCCGTGGTGAAGTGCCTCCGCGCCCTGCGCATGTGCAAGCCGTCCGCAACTTCTACGAAGGCCACAAGACCCTGGAGGAACTGCAAGCCGATCGATCTGGCGATGTCGAAAACAGCAGTGAACATTCGTCTTCCGATCCACGGAAAGAGTCCCACGTTACTTCGAGCTCCAGCAATGATGCAGGTCCTACGAATCGTGATGTTATCAACCTCTGCGGTCCCCGGCCTGAGGGAATCTGGTATAACCCTGTAGTTATGTTCTGGCTGTTCAAGAAGGCCCTTTTCCGTGGTCTGGAGCAGGACATTGTTAGCGCCCAGAAAAAGGATAGCAAGCTTGCGGGTGACCTTGAAAAGACCCACGCACACTCCACTCACTATGATAACGAAGCAGAGTACATGTTTTCGTTTCTGCAGATTCTGACGGCCTGTACCGCTGCCTTCACCCATGGTGCCAATGATGTTTCTAA TGCTGTTGGCCCATATGCCACCATCTATGCTATTTGGCAAAGTGGTGCTCTCGACGGCGCTGAGACCCCTGTCCCCATCTGGATTCT TGTATTCGGTGGTGCTGCTATCGCCATCGGTATCTGGACCTATGGCTATCATATCATGAGCTTCCTGGGTAACCGTCTGACCCTGCACTCTCCCTCCCGTGGGTTCACTATGGAGCTTGGCGCGGCCATCGCTGTGATTATCGCTACCCGGCTTA AGCTTCCCGTCTCCACCACCCAGTGTATCACCGGCTCTACAGTTGGTGTTGGTCTTTGCAACGGTACCTGGAGAACGATCAACTGGAGAATGGTTGCATGGATCTACATGGGCTGGATTATCACCCTCCCTTGCGCTGGCATCATCTCCGGCTGTTTGGTCGGCATTATCGTAAATGCGCCTCGCTGGGGTATGCCTAATTAG
- a CDS encoding putative fatty-acid amide hydrolase, whose protein sequence is MAGCKHHQFKDYPEPRKGPDLPPTYDRKPNPALRGVILSVGAWLYVALSRGIVCVSSVVYELIFDRLDWLWFLPQIIWSNAGFGSLRTIRSHLDYIEPRYDPTVVPLKGNSDENPDGSVADTVSAPPVKYSTKYYSVADYHELYKSGELTPIAVVKGLLPLIRRDLSTPGKHSIAFVDSRVDLVLTAAEESTRRYKEGRPLGLFDGVPAAVKDEFDLDGYRTNMGSLNDYTLEPKSDDPSITNWCIRQLEKAGAIVVGKVSMHEFGLDTTGNNIHYGTPPNPYHPDYYTGGSSSGCAYAVSTGLVPIALGTDGGGSVRIPSSFCSVVGLKPTHNRLSHYPSVNYASTTSVIGPLAADIRSLAEAYRVFATPGPDTPFPAPGPLSLTPSTRGKKILGIPEVWFSRSTPDVQRLCRSLLDKLVTEKDYTIVPIDIPFLVEGQTAHAMTILADGAALLPDTTNITAPNRILLTLGRTTPATDYLLAQKLRRLLMQHLAALWQEFPGMIIVTPTTACAGWPVVSKSELKWGLSDGDRTLKAMEYVWLANFTGIPAISVPAGYADPEGKHSTEGTVPVGLMGNGEWGSEEQLLQWGLEAEELGADLRERPPIWEDVIQRAKWVGSSSGSQETA, encoded by the exons ATGGCTGGCTGCAAACATCACCAGTTCAAAGATTATCCGGAGCCCAGAAAGGG GCCTGATCTGCCGCCCACTTATGACCGGAAGCCCAACCCGGCACTTCGCGGGGTTATCTTAAGTGTTGGCGCATGGCTGTATGTTGCTCTTAGTAGAGGCATTGTCTGTGTATCCAGCGTAGTATATGAACTGATCTTCGATAGGCTGGACTGGTTGTGGTTCCTGCCGCAAATAATCTGGTCGAACGCGGGTTTTGGATCTCTCCGGACGATCCGGTCCCACCTGGATTACATCGAGCCTCGTTATGACCCAACCGTTGTCCCTCTGAAGGGCAACAGTGATGAAAATCCCGATGGTTCTGTCGCGGACACGGTGTCGGCACCTCCAGTCAAATATTCTACTAAATACTACTCGGTCGCGGATTACCATGAGCTTTACAAATCGGGAGAATTGACACCGATTGCGGTCGTCAAGGGACTCCTCCCGTTGATCCGACGCGATTTGTCAACTCCTGGTAAACATTCTATTGCATTTGTTGACAGCCGAGTCGACTTGGTTCTTACTGCAGCTGAGGAGTCTACCCGTCGTTACAAGGAAGGGCGACCGCTCGGCTTGTTCGACGGTGTTCCTGCCGCGGTGAAAGATGAGTTCGATCTCGATGGCTACCGGACTAACATGGGCTCACTGAATGACTACACTCTTGAGCCAAAATCGGACGATCCGTCCATCACCAATTGGTGCATTAGACAGCTGGAGAAAGCTGGAGCGATTGTAGTGGGAAAGGTCTCAATGCATGAGTTCGGACTTG ATACTACTGGAAATAATATTCACTATGGCACTCCGCCAAACCCATATCATCCGGACTACTACACCGGTGGAAGTTCCTCCGGATGTGCTTACGCCGTGAGCACAGGTTTAGTTCCCATCGCGCTAGGCACGGATGGTGGAGGAAGTGTCCGTATCCCGTCGTCCTTCTGCTCCGTCGTGGGATTAAAGCCGACTCATAACCGACTGTCGCATTACCCAAGCGTCAACTACGCCAGTACGACCAGCGTGATTGGACCTCTCGCCGCAGACATTCGCTCTCTCGCTGAAGCATACCGCGTTTTCGCCACACCGGGTCCAGATACACCATTCCCAGCCCCAGGCCCCCTCTCACTCACCCCATCAACtagaggaaagaaaatcctCGGTATCCCAGAAGTATGGTTCTCCCGATCAACCCCAGATGTGCAACGTCTCTGCCGTTCCCTTCTAGACAAACTCGTCACCGAGAAAGACTACACCATTGTTCCAATCGACATCCccttcctcgtcgaaggCCAGACAGCCCACGCCATGACCATCTTAGCCGACGGTGCTGCTCTACTCCCCGATACGACTAACATCACCGCCCCCAACCGCATTCTCCTGACCCTGGGCCGCACCACTCCCGCCACTGATTACCTTCTCGCGCAGAAACTTCGTCGACTTCTGATGCAGCATCTGGCTGCCCTTTGGCAGGAATTTCCGGGTATGATCATCGTGACGCCGACTACTGCGTGTGCGGGTTGGCCCGTTGTATCCAAGTCGGAGTTGAAATGGGGACTTAGTGATGGGGACCGTACGTTGAAGGCTATGGAGTATGTTTGGTTGGCGAACTTTACTGGCATTCCTGCGATTAGTGTCCCGGCGGGATATGCGGATCCAGAGGGTAAGCATAGTACCGAGGGAACAGTTCCCGTGGGGCTAATGGGAAATGGAGAATGGGGTAGTGAAGAGCAGTTGTTGCAGTGGGGTTTGGAGGCCGAGGAACTTGGGGCGGACTTGCGCGAGAGGCCTCCGATCTGGGAGGATGTCATTCAGAGGGCTAAGTGGGTTGGTTCTAGCAGTGGGTCTCAAGAAACTGCATGA
- a CDS encoding putative daf-9 isoform A encodes MAYHYLLLHWWKRNQSINEPPPLPLSRIAGCVSLAHVLTQKKLIQDTKMEFGILNSFFALLILRVIYEYYRDRRLPPGPRRLPLIGNIHQVPQVLPWRTFHQWSKKYIRAVVEEGLRWRSIVPGGVPHAARKDDTYMSYHIPKGATIVPLHWSMSLDEQHFDNPLEFRPERWLAEPDDDQFTNFFGYGRRICPGRHIARNSLFILVARILWGFEVRPPTGPDYQPKTVEDMDFGSAFVSVPAPFEAIFQPRSENARRVIESEWESTEKDINTLMDSIKEK; translated from the coding sequence ATGGCTTATCATTACCTGCTTCTTCACTGGTGGAAGCGAAATCAAAGCATAAATGAGCCTCCTCCCCTGCCCCTCTCGCGCATAGCTGGGTGTGTTTCTCTTGCCCATGTTCTTacccagaagaagctgatccAGGACACAAAGATGGAGTTTGGGATATTAAACAGCTTCTTTGCGTTATTGATTCTTCGCGTCATATATGAGTATTATCGCGACCGTCGCCTCCCTCCCGGCCCAAGACGTCTACCATTGATCGGCAACATCCACCAGGTACCGCAAGTGTTGCCCTGGCGCACCTTCCATCAATGGAGCAAGAAATATATCCGTGCAGTGGTGGAAGAGGGTCTCCGTTGGCGGTCCATTGTGCCCGGAGGCGTACCTCATGCTGCCAGGAAGGACGACACGTATATGAGCTACCATATTCCTAAGGGCGCAACGATAGTTCCATTACATTGGTCTATGAGCCTTGATGAACAACACTTTGACAACCCGCTCGAGTTCCGTCCAGAGCGTTGGCTAGCAGAGCCCGATGACGACCAATTCACCAACTTCTTCGGATACGGGCGGCGGATTTGTCCTGGAAGGCATATTGCGCGGAATTCCTTATTTATCCTGGTAGCGCGCATTCTTTGGGGCTTTGAAGTACGACCTCCTACTGGACCGGACTATCAACCTAAAActgtggaggatatggatttTGGGTCTGCTTTTGTATCCGTGCCAGCGCCGTTTGAAGCAATCTTTCAACCGCGCAGTGAGAATGCTCGCAGGGTTATAGAGAGCGAATGGGAGTCCACAGAGAAGGATATCAATACTCTCATGGATTCGATCAAGGAGAAATAA